atgtatttatgtgtttcatcggtattacttgtctcaaacttatccaaatacggatgtatctatgtgtaaaaatcGTGTAGATAAATGTAATCTGTATGCATTTATGCTATCACCaacataaaataaacccaGCGCCTTCCACCTTTATCAACCACTCACTTCTCGTTCAATGAAATGATCTCGTCGATCCGGTAATTAACGCTGCTCGACGCATGGAAATCCCTACCTAATGTCCTGCATTACCATTTCCTTGACGCTTCCTGAATCGAGTgtaattttagttttttttcccgcAAATATACCTAATGTAAACAATCGCCAAACCAAGACCACCATTCATTCAACATTCATTCATCGGAATCTCCAATCATGCATTCCACGTGCAAATGCGGACAGATTCTCCTCCTCAATGCTGCTCCCAAGCGAGAGAATGTTTTATACCAGCGGTAGGTAGGTTAGGTTTGGCAACAAATAACAAAGGAAAAAGACATAATAAAACCAAATTTTAACCGTCAAGCATCCATCACCCTTAATTTGCCATTCATTAAACTCTCTCTCGGTGCTCATTTCAACAAATTTTACAACTCGAGTTTCTTTTAGCTGCCGCTGGTAGTGGTTGTTCAAGGAAGGAAATTTCCTTCCTTGTTGGTGGTGTTCTTGAAGATGAGCACCTAGTCATTCATACGAGTATTTCATAGTACTACAGCTAGTTGCCGCGTGGCGGATGGtggtcatcttcttcttcctcttgacgctcgccaaacaaaaattgaaGCCGAAGAAATTaagaggacgaggaagaggaggaggaggaggacatcatcatcatgcGCGAGAAGTCCTGGAAGCCGACGaagccgtcgccgtcggcgtcgACGCCGCCGATCATGCGGCGGCAGTCGTCGAGGCtgcagccggcgccgccgtcgccgaggaTGGCGGCCATGACGGCGCGGAGCTCCTCGGCGTCGATgcggccgtcgccgtccgcgTCGAACACCCTGAACGCGTCCATCAGCTCCTCCTCCGaatccgcccccgccgcgtccccggacgccgccatggccgccaccGCGTCCAGCTCGTCGTCCGACGGCTCGCCGTGCCCGAGCCGCCGCAGCACCGCCTCCAGCTCCCGCCGCGAgatctccgccaccgccgccggtgccggaggcggcagcagcaccgacctcgggctcggcgccgccgccgaactcGCCTCCTctgaagacgaagacgacgcgAACGACGGCGCCTCGCTCCTCGAGATCCCAACGCCtccccccttcttcttcccggaACCCGACCGCTTCGGGGACAGCTTCCTGGCCAGCGACTGGATAGAGAGCTTCATCTCGACCTCAAACAAACAACGAACAATGGCGCACAGGGAGCACTTGCAGGAAAGCAGGACACTACGCGAGGTTGATGGAGAGATTgacaggaggagaagaaggcggggGCTGGATAAATAGGGAAGGAGGAAGTGAGCTTCGCGGAAGCTTCCTTCGTGGAGTACTAGCGAATTTTCAGCTTGCTGCGTCCTCGTCGTCCCGTCCCGTCCGGTCCGGCTGGATTCGGTTGGCATTTTAGCGTTAGccaatatttttctttctcgagTGGCGCGAATTTTGTCCATCTTATATGCGCGGGAGATGATCATGGCCGCCGCAGAGGATCCGCTGAATATTTTGGGATGAACAGAGCTTTGGTCTTCGCAGGAGCATGTTGGCCTCGTAGTCCTGGCGCATATACATGCACATATAAAACTCCATATCTTATAAGCTAGTTGCATGTTTCTTTAATATCTGCCACGAAAAAGTCTCTCGCTTTATGTCAGCTTGTGCATATAAAATCCGGCTTCATTCGGGTGGCGCTTCAGGATAATTGTCGCAGAGTTGCTCGATCAAGATTTTAATCTTCACATTGTTTATGTAGCTTCCACCCTCCAACAAACAGAGCAAACAACGTAGCACAAGACAAGGAAACTAGTGGAAATTAAACTAAGTTTgattctctcttttccccccgGAGAACATTGTGTGCACTCTGTCATTTGTTTCCCTTTTGTGCAAGGTCTAGTCTTTGAGCAGGTTACCCTATTGATGCATTATTATTTGGCCGAATTAAGGATGGATACCAACCGATTACTAATCTGAAAAAGACTCTTAACTGCATCGGTTGTACCTCTAACCATCCTCCCTGTAGAAGTAGGTGGAGTTAACATCTTGTCCtgtttttcaaatttgcccaactCGAGACGTCTGTGGGGCTgaattatatttttcttttctggggAGAGCAGTTGAATTTATCTGCTCATGATTAGGCATACGTGTCCGGATTTGCAGCAGCTGCCGACCTGCCTTCGTTGCCGAAAACGACGGCCTCAAAATCTGCAAactaatttttaaaaaaaatcgccAGTCATCGATGACCACATTTCATTTTCATGCTGTTCATACACACAGTGATCAGAGGAAACGTTGGCGAAAGCTCGCATAAACGTGCAAGAACAGTGCGTCGCCGTTACTGTACATCGATGGATATATATGTAACGACACCCAAATAATTCTGGGTGTTTTTGTTGATAAGATGTGTCGAGATTCCTCTGGAATGCGTACGTGTCTCGATGGTTCAATCTCACAATGATATTAGGATGATATTATGTATATGAAAACTTAGATTGCTACAGTTTGCAAATGCATGATTCGTGGTTGTTGCTTGTTGGTCAAATGTTAGTGGAGCACGTACCATGATTAAGCGTAGCTGATTAATCACTTATCAGAATCTTTGCAACTTGTGCAGCCTGCGCCAATCAGTGGCACCAGCTACGATCGATTAGATCTTTGATTGGCAGCTAATTTTTTATCGCGTAGTATATTTGGTGTCTGGTCGGTTCGATACCGTGTTTATGTTTTCTGTCTGGCTAAATCATATCGGGGAATGATTTGTAGGACTTCACTCCCAAGGTTGCTGTCTCAGGTAGGTCGAGCAAAAAGAGAGCATGCCATCTTTGCCGATTGATATGTAGACTCATCAAGTCGACAGCACCGCTTGTGGTGGAAAAGCCGTGTCTGAGTAGCTGTTGGCGCCTCTCGGGAAACTGAATTGCGCTACACGTCTCATTCAGCATCCTATGGGAGATGATGTATTTAAGGAGTACTGGAGGGCTCCGTATTAAGTAGAGAGTAAAACAGAAGCTGTTTGGCTGCAAAATCCTGAAAAACACTTGAGCGCGGTTTATCACTACATGACTACTCCTACATGACAGTCAGTTTGTGATGGAGACACGAAATTTAAGTGGATCCCTTCAAGTACAATTCCATTCCATAGCAGCAGCAACTGCCGTTTACTTTAGTAACATATCTTATACGATCGGAATGCGTGATGAAGGCGTCACCAAAATGAATGCGTGCCGTTCCCAATCCCACTCGATGGAGCTGGAGAGGCCGTTGGTTCAGTTGAGAACTTGAGATATAGATGCTGCGGCCACTTCACGCTGAGTGACAGGAAAGAATGAAACTTCCAGGaagcttccttccttcctaGTAGCCCATCACTCACAGTCCACGAAGGTCGATCGTGGCCGACTTCCCAAATGCGTGCAGAACAGCGCCGTGAAGCTGGAGTAGCACGGAAACTCCAAACCACATGGTTGTAGGAGTAAACCTGTGGTTACGGCAGGGCTTTGTAGTTAGTGCTAGCTGCCGATGATCTGCCCCCCGTTCACGCCCATTTTACGTGCGTACGTAACCGTTTGCTCGTCATGTCTGGTAAGAAAACGAGTTATTACCAGAGAGATCACAGCACGGCACGCGTGTatctttctgtttttccttggtGGAACTGGAACGTACGCGTCTTGCTGATCGAGTCAGAGGGGCGCGAGTGGCAGTAAATAGGAGGTGTATTGTATGTAGTGTACTGTGCACACGGGATGATGGAATGGGCATATGTATAATTGTACACATCTCTGTCCCTGGTCTTCTGGGAACTGCTGAAATCAGTGGggccaaataaaaaaaaggcacataCGTGTCGATCGACATGTGTGAGTGTTGAAGACTGAGATCCACAAGGGTAAAAACTAAATTTTAAAGGATGACTAATTTTTAATCTGATTTTCAAGCAAAAAATTTTAAATATAAGTTGACAATTTGATCTGTTGGATTAATATCCGAGGTTCATTTTCGTTCTCTTCTCGTCAACtgatttctaactaaaaaacattCGACTCTTGATCAGTAAAACgggaaaaaaactaaaaatcaaacggttttgctatttcttagacgaCTGAGAAAGGcgtaactatttcttagtcgatgataacaagtttttgattcaatcatcaACATTTCGTTTAGGATTAATGTAGGTCCGATGAAAAAAATCTGCATTAGATGGTTACgattgttgactgagaaataactactctctacgattctaaattgttgtcgaaatattatgtatatatagacactttttaagaatagatacatacatatttggacaaatttgaatcaagaatttaaaatTAGATGGAGTATTTTTTATGCGACCGATAAATAGACATGCATGCCGGTGTCAGGCTCCTAATAACGAAGCCAGGGCGGTGCATGCCGGTGTCAGGCTCCTAATAACGAAGCCAGGGCGGTGACATGCATGTACGTGCGGCGGGACGAACATGGCTTTGGCTGGCTGCATAGTGTGGCCGCAAGCTAGGGTGATAGTGTCGTCCCGAAAGCCTCTCCGCGTAATACGGGGTCTATCTAGAGCAGAGACCCTCGTTAAGACCGCCCGATTTGCCTCACATTAGCTTCAGCATCCCTGGTGTCGGAATGGGTCAACCCGGTAGTCGATGCATGCAAGACGCTAGAGCGAGTTACAGACTGTGATAACTGATAGCGACAATTTAGACTGGGAATCCAGTCGTTAATTTTGTTTGTACATGTGATCGACGGACGACGGGACACGAGGcagatgcatccaaattttcTTCTGTCGAGCGTCATATCCGGACTGGATCGCCAGGAACGAGACCGGCCGACGGCCCAGGCCGGCTTTTAAACCCAGAACGTGCTCTCGATCGCCAGCCGCGACGCACGTTTAAATCGCCGAAAGGGAAACGAAACGAAGCCACGCCGGTCGGAATCCATCCTACTTATttgatgctgctgcttgtcTGATTCGCAGAATCAAACACGACTTATACGTGCCGTCCAGCGCCAGCATGGCACAGCCGGCTCACTCCCTTGCGGTCTCTCTACgctctacttttttttttttttgagaattgaCTGGAGCGAGTCAACCCGCACACACACATACGGCCTGTAATAGGAAAGGTTTGGGGCTTGGCCCAGCCTACCTCAGCCCAGCCGGACCTCCCTGGGCACCTGATCGTGCATATTTTTCGCAGCCTGTAATATGAAAGATTTGGGCCTTGGCCCAGCCCGTCTCAGCCCAGTCGGACCTCCCTGGCCCATGCCATGAGGCCGAGGAAAacgcagagagagagagagagagtcgaATCGGGGAACAGAGCACTCGTTGGTCGTTGCTCCCAACTGCgccaccccgccgcctccgccgccgacctgcCGTCagtccgccggcgccggtctTACCGCCTCCAGGAgcttcccctcccctccccaaCTCCAGCTCGCCTATCCAGACGCGCGCGACGGGCGGCTGCCCTCCGGCCCCGCCCGCGGCGCTAGGTCGCAGTCCTGCCTCCCTGGCTCCCCGAGTCGGCAACTCCCACGCCCAGTACCCAATCGGTAAATCACATCTGTGACTGCAACTTTGCTTGCTCCTCTGTCCGCTGTCCTCGCCCCAATCTTTTGCTCTTTAGTTTAGAGCTTGTTGATTAGCGTACAGATCAATTGATATGCAATGAGTTGTGTGCAGATCAATGCGTATGTGAGGAGTTGATGATTCCCCTTTCGATAATTTGTTGTTTCAATTTAATCTTACAGAGAGACAAGATGAATAAGAGAAAAATGACACCTTTTTTGTTTGATAGTACTATTAGCTTGATAGTTGAACCATGAATATTGTGTCCAAATTATCATCAACATTTTGCAGTACCATGAcaattttgagatttttcctAAGTCCACAAGTGTACAAAGTCAAGAAGGGGTACATATGTACCTTTGTTCATGTTAGACTTTCCTCATCTACGTGTTTGTAAATATGGACCTTTGCTGCTTGGctactttattttttttcctttgagaGTGTGTTTTGATGTATATGCAGGCTGGGGGTGTGAATGGCGCAACCTTCTGTCATTCTAGCAACTGCAAGTTATGATCACACAATCAGATTTTGGGAAGCCAAGAGTGGTCGCTGTTACCGTACTATTCAATATCCAGATTCGGTTAGCTTTGGCTCGTTTCTTAATGTTCCTTTCTTTTGGCTTGCAACGTTTTACCAGAGTAAAATAAGCTAGCAAACTGCTGGAACAAAACACAATTGTTTATTATTCTGTGAAGCCCATGTTTcattcttttcttgctttagTTGGACAATCGATTAATATTTCTGTAGATGTGTGTTTTCTCAGAATTTTGCATTAATCTGGTCAGAATTAGTAGGATACAATTTCTTATGCTAACAAATTAATGAAGTACATAAGGTAGCTGGATGATCCCTTCTATTATTCACTTATGGCAGTCCTAAAAGACTGCAAACAAATAATTAATTATAGGTCAATGCTTGGACTTGATTTGCTTCAACACAAAGTTGAATACTTGCTGGGAATCTTAAGCACTGTATGCCTGTTTGTAACTTATCTGTTGCAGCAAGTCAATCGCCTTGAAATAACCCCAGACAAGAGATTCTTAGCTGCTGCTGGCAATTCTCATATACGGCTTTTTGATGTTAACTCAAATAGCCCACAACCGGTATGTTACATGTTCTCTGAAAGCAACCAATCTTGTGCCAACATGTTTTCATTCCTTATTTAGTAAAAATAAACCTAACAGGTAATTAGCTATGATTCACATACTAGTAATGTGATGGCTGTGGGATTCCATTGTGATGGCAACTGGATGTACTCTGGTTCTGAGGATGGCACCGTGAGAATCTGGGATTTACGGTAATATTTCACATCTTATTATGTTGCTTGGCTACAGCTCTATTTTAATTAACCTTCCGTTGTTGTGAAAAGTTCTTCTCAAGTAATTGTTTTAATTAGAGGAGGATCCAAGGCAAACCCATCTCTAGGTGCTATTTATGCAGACTAAGTTAATCCACTTGGTTTGGTTGGATGAACTAGATTTAATGGGATTAGCCATATGAATGTAGTTTTTGCCGGTAACCCCTTAAAGATTGAGTAAGCATGTATGGGAGATCCTACTACATCGACTCTTTAAATATGCTCCATCAAAATCTCATTGAATGGCCATTCTGTAGTTTACCTAACTTAGAGtacttgtaattttttttaaggcatGGTGGTTTTGATGCATTAACTAGTCAGTCACCCTTCTAGTAATATATCCACTGTTTTTGTTACTACCTTTCCAGGCCATATGCATGTTATGACGTTGATACGTCTTTGTTCTTGTGCGTGTATGGTTTCAGGACCGCCACTTGCCAACGAGAATATGAAAGTCGTGCAGCTGTCAACACTGTGGTCCTACATCCCAATCAGGTCAGAATATGTTTTGGGAGATCTTAACTTTGCAAATTTCATTATGTAGTCACGCCATTGAAATACACTACGTTTGAGCATTAACTTGCCCCCCCTAAGTGATGTGGCATTCCTACAGCAAGCCTTCATGAGACTTCAAGAAGGTTTGCCACATGAATGCTCAATATCACTTGCACCCTAGTTGAATTCAGCATGGGTAGCTCAAGAATCAGAGTCCAAATAAGGCTTGCATCAGCGTGAAATTATCAACTTTCTCCTTTCTTTTAACTTCCCTTTGAACTTCACTTTTGTGTACTTCAACCAAATAGCATGGACTGTTACCTCGTGGAATGGATGACTCCGACAAGGATAGTCCTTGTTTGCCACATGTGTGTCCTGGTATTCTGTTCATTCATTCCATGTCATTTAGTTACAACATTGTCTCCTCAATCTTTCAGAAAGAACTAATATCTGGTGATCAGAATGGAAACATACGTGTGTGGGATTTGGCTGCTAATTCATGCAGCTGTGAGTTGGTGAGTCACACATTTCAGTTTTTAGGTACTACTGTGTATAAAACGAATTGCAAGAACACAATTGATATGTTGGTTCCACTTATTATTCAGGTACCTGAGGTCGACACAGCTGTAAGATCTCTGACAGTCATGTGGGATGGGAGCATGGTGGTTGCTGCAAATAACCGTGGGACATGTTATGTTTGGCGCTTGCTTAAAGGTACTCAGGTCAGTAAGTCATAATGTCCTACCTGCTGTATTAATTTCTGATTTCTGGATTTCTAAGCTGATGAAATCTTTTATTTAGACAATCACCAGCTTTGAGCCCCTCCATAAGCTGCAAGCACATGATGGCTACATCCTGAAGTGCCTTCTTTCACCTGAATTTTGTGACCCTAACAGGTATATATAGTGACTAGTTTTCACTTCCTAGTTCCTATTCACATTCATTTGCTACATTGCATTTGGTGCACATGGAAGTCTTAGTAGCCAGTAGCATTGAGTTTCTAAAGCTCCAATTACACACTTAcatctccaaaaaaaaatcatctaaaTGATATAGCAATTGACATAATTGGCATTGTTTGTAGGTATCTTGCAACAGCATCATCTGACCACACTGTAAAGATTTGGAATGTCGATGGCTTCAAGTTGGAACGGACTTTAGTGGGTAATTTTCTGCCTCTGTTTTCTTCTAAATTTCAGTTAAAAGTTGTCAAAAATTGAATGATATCCTGAAACAATGCGGACACTCAACTTATCAGGTCATCAGCGTTGGGTCTGGGATTGTGTATTCTCAGTAGATGGTGCTTATTTGATAACTGGTAAGCACTAACTACTCACATCATGCTGTTCATCTTGCTAGCAATTCAAAAGTTACTGAGCACACTATTTGCTGTCTTTCAGCTTCCTCCGATACTACTGCAAGATTGTGGACAATGTCAACCGGAGAGGCCATCAGGGTGTACCAGGGACATCACAAAGCAACCGTGTGTTGTGCTCTCCATGATGGGGCTGAATCGGCTCCCTCATAAGCAACCTTGCGCCCGATGTTTCTGTACATATTTGTTGATTTGAACATAGCATGGCAGTGCTCTGCTAGATTTTCAGTTCCGTAGCAACTTGTGAACTGCTGGTTAAGATTTGATTGCTGTGGTGCTGGGATGTAACAATGTATATGCAGCCTCTGGAAGCTGTGTGCAAATGATTTGTATGATAACGTTGGTGGACATTTCTGTGCGTTAAATACAATAACAATCATTGTACTTGTATGGTTGGCTCACTTTAGTTCCTCttaataatttttttgctGAGTTTTGTTCTAAGACTTATTTAAGTAACCCACTTTATGATTCACGTCTTTGATGTATAGGTGTATCAAATCAATCATTGTCTGCTTTTTCCAAGCTCCAGGAGATGAGTGTGTGTCATGTTTATGGCATGTTGGGTGCTATGAACAATGTATGCATCTTTGTGCGTATCTGCTTCAATTCATGATTAATAGcttcacacacaaaaaaaataaatcaatgcAGGCACTGCATGTAAGAtctctgaaaaaaaatctcgtgCCAAGAGGTGTGTCCATCGTGCTCAAAAGTAGCTCGACTGTGTCTGCAGTAGCTGAAGGTGAGCAAGTATCTTGCCGATTATCGGTTTCAGGAGAGGGTCTCCTTTTTGAGCAAGATCAAT
The Brachypodium distachyon strain Bd21 chromosome 2, Brachypodium_distachyon_v3.0, whole genome shotgun sequence genome window above contains:
- the LOC100830609 gene encoding protein LST8 homolog isoform X1, whose protein sequence is MAQPSVILATASYDHTIRFWEAKSGRCYRTIQYPDSQVNRLEITPDKRFLAAAGNSHIRLFDVNSNSPQPVISYDSHTSNVMAVGFHCDGNWMYSGSEDGTVRIWDLRTATCQREYESRAAVNTVVLHPNQKELISGDQNGNIRVWDLAANSCSCELVPEVDTAVRSLTVMWDGSMVVAANNRGTCYVWRLLKGTQTITSFEPLHKLQAHDGYILKCLLSPEFCDPNRYLATASSDHTVKIWNVDGFKLERTLVGHQRWVWDCVFSVDGAYLITASSDTTARLWTMSTGEAIRVYQGHHKATVCCALHDGAESAPS
- the LOC100830609 gene encoding protein LST8 homolog isoform X2; translation: MLTQIAHNRNVMAVGFHCDGNWMYSGSEDGTVRIWDLRTATCQREYESRAAVNTVVLHPNQKELISGDQNGNIRVWDLAANSCSCELVPEVDTAVRSLTVMWDGSMVVAANNRGTCYVWRLLKGTQTITSFEPLHKLQAHDGYILKCLLSPEFCDPNRYLATASSDHTVKIWNVDGFKLERTLVGHQRWVWDCVFSVDGAYLITASSDTTARLWTMSTGEAIRVYQGHHKATVCCALHDGAESAPS
- the LOC100830303 gene encoding probable calcium-binding protein CML35, producing MIISRAYKMDKIRATRERKILANAKMPTESSRTGRDGTTRTQQAENSLVLHEGSFREAHFLLPYLSSPRLLLLLSISPSTSRSVLLSCKCSLCAIVRCLFEVEMKLSIQSLARKLSPKRSGSGKKKGGGVGISRSEAPSFASSSSSEEASSAAAPSPRSVLLPPPAPAAVAEISRRELEAVLRRLGHGEPSDDELDAVAAMAASGDAAGADSEEELMDAFRVFDADGDGRIDAEELRAVMAAILGDGGAGCSLDDCRRMIGGVDADGDGFVGFQDFSRMMMMSSSSSSSSSS